From a region of the Pedosphaera parvula Ellin514 genome:
- a CDS encoding protein O-mannosyl-transferase family, giving the protein MNDITLSHGADHAPIHTGEPVPTTPVYAQLFQRADWLSFGLTTMIMLVGYLFTLAPNLTLERSGIYSTGAMYAGVMPPSGYPLWTIYGWLFTQLLPISNIAWRLAVSSATAGALTCGIVALMVSRGGALIMEGILGFKRLPPNEGTQLRVTCGCIAGMAFGFDGAVWEMAVVVDVWPLTLLLLSIVLCLLMRWAYAPDRKSYLYAACFAYGLTLTNSEALLTVALGLQLFILFQDRELGREIFFANCVLLTALLLAQKWEYIFSGEGFTVSVRAYYDWIAIASGILCLALIIWSRKFLTQWKTTLICSIMLFVGLLLYFYLPIASVTNPPSNCGYPRTAEGFFHVLTRGQYERIQATPNLERFAEQVWMYGEVAVSEFGFTYLLIALIPFCLLHRMRTTEKRWLLGLLAVYLCLAFLMLALLNPPTDKSGRDLVKTYFTASHLVLAIWSGCGLILLGSQLGDTKSDCSQNIPSSV; this is encoded by the coding sequence ATGAACGATATAACGCTTTCTCACGGAGCAGACCACGCGCCCATACATACTGGAGAACCTGTTCCAACAACTCCGGTTTACGCTCAATTATTTCAACGGGCAGACTGGTTAAGCTTCGGGCTGACAACCATGATAATGCTGGTCGGCTATTTATTCACGCTGGCACCGAATCTGACTCTGGAGAGATCTGGAATCTATTCCACCGGTGCCATGTATGCCGGTGTGATGCCCCCATCCGGCTATCCACTTTGGACGATTTACGGATGGCTATTTACGCAACTACTGCCTATCTCAAATATTGCCTGGCGCCTGGCAGTCTCCTCCGCCACCGCAGGAGCGCTGACCTGTGGCATCGTTGCGCTGATGGTATCTCGTGGCGGTGCACTTATTATGGAAGGAATCCTTGGATTCAAGCGACTTCCGCCAAATGAAGGAACTCAGCTTCGCGTAACTTGCGGTTGTATTGCCGGAATGGCATTTGGATTCGATGGCGCTGTCTGGGAGATGGCCGTGGTTGTGGATGTCTGGCCATTGACCCTGCTGCTGCTTTCCATTGTCCTTTGCCTTTTGATGCGGTGGGCTTATGCGCCTGATCGAAAATCTTACCTTTACGCCGCCTGCTTTGCTTATGGTCTGACCCTGACCAACAGTGAGGCGCTACTGACAGTCGCGCTCGGCCTTCAACTATTTATCCTTTTCCAGGACCGCGAGCTGGGGCGCGAGATATTTTTTGCGAATTGTGTCCTGCTGACCGCGCTGCTTTTGGCGCAGAAGTGGGAATATATCTTTTCCGGAGAAGGCTTCACCGTTTCCGTGCGCGCCTATTACGACTGGATTGCCATTGCTTCAGGCATTCTTTGCCTTGCACTCATTATCTGGTCTCGAAAGTTTCTTACCCAATGGAAAACTACCTTGATTTGCAGCATTATGCTTTTCGTGGGCTTGTTGCTGTATTTTTACCTGCCCATTGCTTCAGTGACCAATCCTCCGTCAAACTGCGGATATCCGCGCACTGCAGAAGGCTTTTTTCATGTGCTGACTCGCGGCCAGTACGAGAGAATCCAAGCAACGCCGAACCTCGAACGATTTGCCGAACAGGTTTGGATGTATGGCGAGGTTGCTGTAAGCGAATTTGGTTTTACCTACCTGCTTATTGCCCTGATACCGTTCTGCCTTTTGCACAGAATGCGGACAACGGAAAAGAGGTGGCTGTTGGGATTGCTGGCGGTTTATCTTTGCCTGGCATTCCTCATGTTGGCACTCTTGAATCCGCCAACAGATAAGTCAGGACGAGACCTCGTCAAAACCTACTTCACCGCTTCGCACCTTGTCCTCGCCATCTGGAGCGGGTGCGGTCTCATCCTGCTCGGTTCGCAGCTGGGCGATACCAAGTCTGATTGCAGCCAAAACATTCCCTCATCCGTGTAG
- a CDS encoding tetratricopeptide repeat protein, with the protein MRKLSIFHLLLWFLLPALLTITLIGCSQGDGVKPNAASNREKYFKTRVQDESQFVVELITADIAEMAYYAKHQAQPKVKAEIVTAEEITPISYGFPKYKLAVSLPGKSFDYTLEVTNNIWSPETYSAFTKAVFDSLELPASKTPAPSDLALLHSLLNLTATNIETQNKALSTALRSDFSNPVPHEKAAALLGTFALRENSGSFFDIRSPLSRMTAHLAFAKALASNRAYGPEGLVAQALLSTLSNNQRDALEQIKLLDQANPDLAAWSRAIHARNTHDFRPLAAVKDRSLLEQVEHFRAYAISANCNLAWEQLPDNLKIQQPDFCRIVNAREYSVQLGHVMSRLSLPLELREFTEVYQLSKGHALKAAEAITALNQMPGRCLSPMTNGTTEVQVIGWGQWATFFQHHICHAVVNNYDFLANKWGVPEAAREFSQKCDGIFQELRLYPFVRLYNCTDQSSHRASIDDCLTVTTTFPHLVPTRAWNQIYYDVPVAPHYQPKPPHVDEWHSHNPPPGTAYDPYPRLDHSNLVRQPNSVTRLELLHEIAPYDCDISYSLCRIKYKKNANYEQTEAIYRPILDYDGDLMYQLSKTLTNNPGAYETLLAKTAAIDPYRYYNLGEYFEHAGNEEKAANYYQKGMKACDDSISASYHASYLIKYYVKKGQIKQASELADSAAETYSSVGLQTKAEFLESTGNYLEALDYYKKIEERYKTSDELMHFCERYRAKTGKTDYDSVFESRVKSLFPNGIEHVALKDFTSAPTDGAVITSTNERTAQAGLKKGGIIVAVYGIRVHTFPQYSYARDTSKDPQLDLIVWQDNKYTQIKASPPEHRFLNEMHTYVSGR; encoded by the coding sequence ATGCGAAAACTGTCCATATTTCACCTATTGTTGTGGTTTCTCCTCCCGGCGCTTCTCACTATCACTTTAATCGGCTGTAGCCAGGGAGATGGCGTCAAACCCAATGCCGCCTCCAACAGGGAAAAGTATTTTAAAACCCGCGTCCAGGACGAGTCCCAATTCGTTGTGGAACTCATCACTGCTGATATAGCCGAAATGGCTTATTACGCGAAACATCAGGCTCAGCCCAAGGTTAAGGCCGAGATTGTTACGGCAGAGGAAATCACCCCGATCAGTTACGGTTTCCCCAAATACAAGCTCGCCGTTTCCTTGCCTGGAAAATCCTTTGATTACACCTTGGAAGTCACCAACAACATTTGGTCCCCTGAAACCTACTCTGCCTTTACCAAAGCCGTTTTTGATTCCCTGGAACTGCCGGCATCCAAAACACCAGCGCCATCGGATCTCGCCCTGCTCCACTCTTTGTTGAATTTGACGGCCACCAATATTGAAACTCAAAATAAGGCGTTATCCACCGCCTTGCGCTCCGATTTTTCAAACCCGGTTCCGCATGAAAAAGCAGCCGCACTTCTGGGAACTTTTGCCCTGCGGGAAAACTCCGGTTCTTTTTTCGACATCCGCTCGCCTCTTTCCCGCATGACCGCGCATCTGGCGTTCGCAAAAGCCCTCGCAAGCAATCGCGCCTACGGGCCAGAGGGACTCGTTGCCCAGGCTTTGCTCTCCACCCTGAGCAACAATCAGCGTGATGCTTTGGAACAGATAAAATTACTTGATCAAGCCAATCCCGACCTTGCTGCCTGGTCGCGTGCCATCCATGCACGTAATACTCACGATTTTCGTCCTCTCGCAGCCGTCAAGGACCGGTCGTTGCTCGAACAGGTGGAGCATTTCCGTGCCTACGCCATCTCAGCCAACTGCAATCTCGCGTGGGAACAACTGCCGGATAATTTGAAAATTCAACAACCGGATTTTTGTCGGATTGTCAATGCACGCGAATACTCCGTTCAATTGGGCCATGTCATGTCCAGGCTCAGCCTTCCATTGGAACTGCGCGAATTCACAGAGGTCTACCAGCTTTCGAAGGGCCACGCACTGAAAGCTGCCGAAGCCATCACAGCCCTGAATCAAATGCCCGGGCGTTGCCTTTCCCCCATGACTAACGGCACGACAGAAGTTCAGGTCATCGGCTGGGGCCAGTGGGCCACCTTCTTCCAGCACCACATTTGCCACGCCGTAGTGAATAATTATGATTTTCTGGCAAACAAATGGGGCGTGCCTGAAGCGGCTCGCGAGTTCTCCCAGAAGTGTGACGGAATTTTCCAGGAGCTCCGCCTCTATCCATTCGTTCGCCTCTATAACTGCACGGATCAAAGCTCCCATCGTGCGTCTATTGATGATTGCCTCACCGTCACCACCACGTTCCCGCATTTGGTTCCCACCAGGGCTTGGAACCAGATTTACTATGACGTCCCGGTCGCACCGCATTACCAGCCCAAACCTCCCCATGTCGACGAGTGGCATAGCCACAATCCGCCACCGGGTACTGCTTATGATCCCTATCCCCGATTGGACCACTCCAATCTCGTCCGACAACCCAATTCGGTGACGCGCCTTGAACTGTTGCATGAGATTGCCCCTTACGATTGCGATATTTCGTACTCCCTCTGCAGAATCAAATATAAGAAGAACGCTAATTACGAACAGACCGAAGCCATCTACCGTCCCATCCTGGATTACGATGGTGATTTGATGTACCAGTTGTCCAAAACCCTCACCAACAACCCTGGAGCTTACGAAACGCTCCTCGCTAAAACGGCTGCGATTGATCCCTATCGCTACTACAATCTTGGCGAATACTTCGAGCACGCGGGTAATGAAGAAAAGGCCGCCAACTACTATCAAAAAGGCATGAAGGCATGTGATGACTCGATTTCTGCATCCTATCACGCGAGTTACCTCATAAAATATTACGTGAAAAAAGGTCAGATCAAACAGGCCTCAGAGCTGGCAGACTCAGCCGCCGAGACCTACTCGTCAGTAGGTCTTCAAACCAAAGCCGAATTTCTGGAATCCACAGGAAATTATCTGGAAGCCCTGGATTATTACAAAAAAATAGAAGAACGCTATAAAACTTCCGACGAATTGATGCACTTTTGCGAACGCTACAGGGCCAAAACTGGCAAAACAGATTATGATTCCGTCTTCGAAAGCCGCGTCAAATCTCTGTTCCCCAATGGCATCGAGCATGTTGCCCTCAAGGATTTCACCTCTGCCCCAACTGATGGTGCAGTCATCACATCAACAAATGAGCGAACAGCCCAGGCCGGCTTGAAGAAGGGAGGCATTATCGTGGCGGTTTACGGAATTCGTGTTCATACCTTTCCACAGTATTCTTACGCCCGGGACACCAGCAAAGACCCGCAACTGGATCTCATTGTCTGGCAGGATAACAAATACACCCAGATCAAAGCGAGTCCGCCCGAGCATCGATTCCTAAACGAAATGCACACTTATGTGTCAGGCAGATAA
- a CDS encoding sugar phosphate isomerase/epimerase family protein, producing MILTGIGDEAGASIDSQIKATKELGWKYIEMRAVEVPGFPKANLHDIPEPAFDMLVDKLTKAELGVYCFGSAIMNWAKKVEDPFDITLGEVKRAIPRMQKLKTKFIRIMSYKPKEAEEKTPAVVFERVREVTNMFLDAGIQSVHENCMNYGGMSSQHALEMLEKCPGLKWVFDTANPIFNADRKGPKPWAKQDPWEFWTQVRDHTAHIHIKDATWVSAKNDADYNWPGEGKGRVRDILKDAFARGYDAGISIEPHMVVVFHDAHVKAASEDATRENYVEYGRRLEKMIKEIKAELGQKV from the coding sequence ATGATTTTAACAGGAATTGGAGATGAAGCAGGCGCGTCGATAGACTCGCAGATCAAAGCCACCAAGGAACTGGGCTGGAAATATATTGAGATGCGCGCGGTGGAAGTACCGGGCTTTCCCAAGGCCAACCTGCACGACATTCCCGAACCCGCTTTTGACATGCTGGTGGACAAGCTCACGAAGGCTGAATTGGGGGTTTATTGTTTCGGCTCAGCGATCATGAACTGGGCCAAGAAGGTGGAGGACCCGTTTGATATCACATTGGGCGAGGTAAAGCGTGCCATTCCGCGCATGCAGAAACTCAAGACCAAGTTCATTCGCATCATGAGCTATAAGCCAAAGGAAGCTGAGGAGAAAACGCCAGCAGTGGTGTTTGAGCGGGTGCGCGAAGTGACAAACATGTTTTTGGATGCCGGGATTCAGTCGGTGCATGAGAATTGCATGAATTACGGCGGCATGAGTTCGCAACATGCGCTCGAGATGCTGGAGAAATGTCCAGGTCTCAAATGGGTATTTGATACCGCAAATCCGATTTTCAATGCTGATCGCAAAGGTCCAAAGCCCTGGGCGAAGCAGGACCCTTGGGAATTCTGGACTCAGGTGCGTGATCATACAGCCCATATCCACATCAAGGATGCAACGTGGGTGTCAGCGAAGAATGACGCGGATTACAACTGGCCGGGTGAAGGCAAGGGCCGTGTGCGCGACATTTTGAAGGATGCGTTCGCACGTGGGTATGATGCGGGCATTTCCATCGAACCTCACATGGTCGTGGTCTTCCATGACGCGCATGTAAAAGCCGCGTCCGAAGATGCGACACGTGAGAATTACGTGGAGTATGGTCGCCGCCTGGAAAAAATGATCAAAGAGATCAAGGCTGAGCTGGGTCAAAAGGTTTAA
- a CDS encoding Gfo/Idh/MocA family protein — MDKVRIGIIGMGNIGKHHASYLMAGKVNRCELVAVCSTSPGKLQSYKPLKIYDDAEKLIKSGEIDAVLIATPHYQHTSLGIAALEAGLHIMVEKPISAHKADAERLIAAHRKHKELVFAGMFQLRCEPRYLKIQKLIQSGELGDIARLSWIMTDWYRTEAYYSSGGWRATWKGEGGGVLLNQCLHNLDVLQWLCGMPSSVRGFCQLGRYHNIEVEDNVTSYLEYPNGATGVFITSTGEAPGTNRFEIAGTKGKIVLEKDKLHFTRNEADMIEFSKTSKVGFMKPEVWNVEIPFENAPAPHATLMQNFVDAILDGAPLIAPGEDGLYSVELANVMLYSSLIDKAVKMPMDSGAFEAKLNELVTNSKHQKKVVEVSTEDFTKSFNR, encoded by the coding sequence ATGGACAAAGTGCGTATCGGCATCATTGGCATGGGAAACATTGGCAAACACCATGCCTCGTACCTGATGGCGGGAAAGGTGAATCGTTGCGAGCTTGTAGCGGTTTGCAGCACCTCGCCCGGCAAGTTGCAATCCTACAAGCCGCTCAAGATTTATGATGATGCGGAGAAGCTCATCAAATCGGGTGAAATAGATGCCGTCTTGATTGCCACACCGCATTACCAACACACGAGCCTGGGGATTGCCGCGTTGGAAGCTGGTTTGCATATCATGGTGGAAAAGCCGATTTCAGCGCACAAAGCGGATGCGGAGCGATTGATTGCAGCGCATAGGAAACACAAAGAATTGGTTTTTGCCGGTATGTTCCAACTGCGTTGCGAACCGCGTTATTTGAAAATTCAGAAGTTGATCCAGAGCGGTGAACTTGGCGACATCGCCCGACTGAGCTGGATCATGACTGATTGGTATCGCACCGAAGCGTATTATTCCAGTGGCGGCTGGCGCGCCACGTGGAAGGGGGAGGGTGGCGGCGTTTTGTTGAACCAATGTCTGCATAATCTGGACGTGCTCCAATGGTTGTGCGGCATGCCCTCGAGCGTGCGGGGTTTCTGTCAACTCGGGCGTTATCATAACATTGAGGTTGAAGACAACGTTACCTCATATTTGGAATATCCGAACGGCGCGACTGGTGTGTTTATCACCTCAACCGGTGAAGCTCCGGGCACGAACCGTTTTGAGATTGCGGGCACAAAGGGAAAGATTGTTCTCGAAAAGGACAAGCTGCATTTCACCCGCAACGAAGCGGACATGATTGAATTCAGCAAGACTTCCAAGGTGGGCTTTATGAAGCCGGAAGTTTGGAATGTCGAAATCCCATTCGAGAATGCACCAGCTCCGCATGCGACCTTGATGCAGAATTTCGTGGATGCCATTCTGGATGGTGCGCCCTTGATAGCTCCGGGTGAAGATGGGCTTTATTCAGTCGAACTGGCGAATGTCATGCTATATTCCTCCTTGATAGACAAAGCGGTGAAGATGCCAATGGACAGCGGAGCATTTGAAGCAAAGTTGAACGAGTTGGTCACGAATTCGAAACATCAGAAAAAAGTGGTGGAAGTTTCCACGGAAGATTTTACGAAGTCATTTAATCGCTGA
- a CDS encoding DUF2809 domain-containing protein, translating into MTQNSRSRLIYGVGIIAVIGLGLASRHYSSVFPLFIGDILWALMVFLGFGFIFPSVSTLRIAAATATFSASIEISQLYHAPWIDAIRHTRLGGLILGFEFLWSDLLCYGVGILMGIILENAARHHFQRRNTNQPATK; encoded by the coding sequence ATAACCCAAAATTCTAGAAGCCGCCTCATCTATGGCGTTGGGATTATTGCGGTAATCGGTCTTGGACTGGCATCCCGTCACTATTCCAGCGTCTTCCCGCTCTTTATAGGAGACATTCTTTGGGCGTTGATGGTCTTTCTGGGATTCGGATTTATTTTCCCATCCGTTAGCACTCTGCGAATTGCTGCCGCCACTGCCACATTCTCGGCCTCGATCGAAATCAGCCAACTGTATCACGCTCCTTGGATTGATGCCATCCGACACACCCGCCTCGGCGGTTTGATTCTTGGATTCGAGTTTCTTTGGAGTGACCTTCTTTGCTATGGCGTAGGAATTCTCATGGGGATCATCCTTGAAAATGCCGCCAGGCATCACTTTCAACGACGCAACACAAACCAACCCGCGACAAAATAA
- a CDS encoding anti-sigma factor family protein: MKHPTQEQWMAYLYGESAAAEKDEMSAHLAQCADCRDKVSRWRGVMNSLDDWKLPAAAKRPLVQPMMKWGIAAALILGLGCGLGMSRLFSKTESVVLQQQMRREFQAELKSALDNQRVQLLTEATRMAEEKRAGDKQEMAAAIRRISAAQRADYNYLQREVETMAVMTETSLRQTHQELNTLANTTEPGTGSTTQ; encoded by the coding sequence ATGAAGCATCCCACGCAGGAACAATGGATGGCTTATCTGTATGGCGAATCGGCAGCTGCCGAGAAAGACGAGATGTCCGCACATCTTGCGCAGTGCGCCGACTGCCGCGACAAGGTAAGCCGGTGGAGAGGCGTGATGAATTCGCTCGACGATTGGAAATTGCCGGCAGCAGCAAAGCGCCCACTTGTGCAGCCGATGATGAAATGGGGAATTGCTGCAGCTTTAATATTGGGACTTGGTTGTGGATTGGGGATGTCCCGACTTTTTTCAAAGACGGAGAGCGTTGTCCTTCAGCAGCAGATGCGGCGGGAATTTCAAGCTGAATTGAAGAGTGCATTGGATAATCAGCGAGTGCAGCTTTTGACGGAAGCAACGAGAATGGCAGAGGAGAAGCGGGCGGGGGACAAACAAGAGATGGCGGCTGCGATACGCCGCATCAGCGCAGCACAGCGCGCAGACTATAATTATCTTCAAAGAGAAGTGGAAACCATGGCGGTGATGACCGAAACCAGCCTTCGGCAAACACACCAGGAACTCAATACTTTGGCCAATACGACGGAGCCCGGTACCGGCTCGACCACACAATAA
- a CDS encoding RNA polymerase sigma factor encodes MIGSILKSLPSIFSATDEQAMWRVKMEDDPQAFAQLVKRWEKPIQSLCARMTGDLHRGEDLAQETFTRIYAKRKEYEPSGKFSTFIWRVALNISYDELRKINRRGEMTLEEDEESGREEIIGIDASTPELRLVEQERADMVRTALLKLGEPYRTVVVMRHYEGLKFREIAEVLQIPEGTVKSRMVEALSQLNRILSQVTNVGETSCNRSKQRNEIPLI; translated from the coding sequence ATGATTGGTTCGATCCTCAAATCGTTACCGTCGATCTTTTCGGCCACCGATGAGCAGGCAATGTGGCGGGTTAAAATGGAAGATGACCCGCAGGCATTCGCCCAGTTGGTGAAACGATGGGAAAAGCCGATCCAATCTCTCTGCGCCAGAATGACCGGCGATCTGCATCGAGGTGAGGATTTGGCCCAGGAGACATTTACCCGGATTTATGCAAAGCGGAAGGAGTATGAACCTTCTGGCAAGTTTTCCACCTTTATTTGGCGCGTGGCCCTGAATATTTCCTACGACGAGCTGCGAAAAATCAATCGCCGTGGGGAGATGACCCTCGAAGAGGATGAGGAGTCGGGCAGGGAAGAAATCATCGGCATCGATGCCAGCACTCCTGAACTGCGCCTCGTGGAACAGGAGCGGGCGGACATGGTTCGGACCGCGTTGCTGAAGCTGGGCGAGCCCTACCGGACGGTGGTCGTCATGCGCCATTATGAGGGGCTCAAATTTCGTGAAATCGCTGAGGTATTGCAGATTCCCGAAGGCACGGTGAAATCGCGCATGGTCGAGGCTTTATCTCAACTCAACCGGATTTTAAGTCAGGTAACGAACGTAGGAGAAACATCATGCAATCGATCAAAACAGCGGAACGAAATCCCTCTGATATGA
- a CDS encoding rhodanese-like domain-containing protein, with product MNKYLMRVEHSACLAKVSLIGSIFLLMTAQTFGEETISERIHAKFPSVRQLPTAELASWLNDTNRPAPLLLDAREPEEFAISHLPQAQRVNPDAEVIQLITTLPTNRTVVVYCSVGYRSSALAGRLQKSGFTNVCNLEGSIFKWANEDRPLEHDGKPVKVVHPYNKKYSANLKESARAPLSK from the coding sequence GTGAATAAATATCTCATGCGCGTCGAACATTCTGCCTGCCTCGCCAAAGTGTCGCTTATTGGGAGCATTTTCCTGCTGATGACAGCCCAAACTTTTGGCGAGGAAACGATAAGTGAAAGAATTCACGCCAAATTCCCGTCCGTGCGACAGTTGCCAACCGCAGAACTCGCTTCGTGGTTGAATGATACGAACCGACCTGCGCCTCTTTTATTGGATGCGCGTGAACCGGAAGAATTTGCCATCAGCCATTTGCCTCAAGCCCAGAGGGTCAATCCGGATGCTGAAGTAATACAATTGATCACCACCCTGCCGACAAACCGCACCGTCGTCGTGTATTGTTCGGTCGGCTATCGTTCATCAGCCCTTGCTGGAAGGTTGCAAAAATCAGGATTTACCAACGTCTGCAATCTTGAAGGTTCCATTTTCAAATGGGCAAATGAAGACCGCCCGCTGGAACACGATGGCAAGCCGGTCAAAGTGGTTCATCCGTATAACAAAAAATATTCCGCAAATCTTAAGGAATCAGCGCGGGCTCCACTCAGTAAATGA
- a CDS encoding sterol desaturase family protein, producing MNPHSDNFIRNLELIRSVVAFTGLMLLLTWESFAPFFAYTAGRQRGTHVFRNLVVGVINALLVGFVFASLWFAVSQWAERNQFGVLNYLKVPIVFHFPGALLLLDCWMYWWHRINHRIPFFWRFHRMHHSDVHMDVTTASRFHLGEIFFSSCLRIPLIALLGIRFWELIVYETIMFLVVQLHHANVGLPRRVDNLLRLLIVTPAMHKVHHSRWRIETDSNYSSLFSFWDRLFRSFRLRKDSHTIHFGLDEFDLAEDQTLSGLMKTPLAERAPKNLERK from the coding sequence ATGAATCCCCATTCCGACAATTTCATCCGCAATCTGGAATTAATCCGTAGTGTTGTGGCTTTCACGGGACTGATGCTGTTGCTAACCTGGGAAAGCTTCGCTCCTTTTTTTGCTTATACAGCGGGCAGGCAGCGTGGAACACATGTTTTCCGCAATCTGGTCGTGGGTGTCATTAATGCCCTGCTGGTTGGTTTTGTTTTCGCCTCGCTTTGGTTTGCTGTTTCGCAATGGGCTGAAAGGAATCAGTTCGGTGTATTAAACTACTTGAAAGTTCCGATTGTGTTCCATTTCCCTGGAGCCCTGCTGCTACTTGATTGTTGGATGTATTGGTGGCACCGCATCAATCACCGCATCCCGTTCTTCTGGCGCTTTCATCGCATGCATCATTCCGATGTTCACATGGATGTAACTACTGCCAGTCGATTCCATCTTGGCGAGATCTTTTTTTCCTCCTGTTTGCGCATCCCGCTGATCGCGCTGCTGGGAATTCGCTTTTGGGAACTGATCGTGTATGAGACAATTATGTTCCTGGTTGTGCAACTCCATCACGCCAACGTGGGATTGCCGCGGAGAGTGGACAATCTCCTGCGCCTTTTGATTGTCACTCCGGCCATGCACAAGGTGCATCATTCCCGGTGGCGGATCGAAACGGATTCAAACTATTCTTCTCTATTCTCATTCTGGGACCGCTTGTTCCGTTCGTTTCGATTGCGCAAGGACTCCCACACTATTCATTTCGGATTGGACGAATTTGACCTTGCCGAAGACCAGACACTTTCCGGGCTCATGAAAACTCCCCTGGCAGAAAGGGCACCAAAGAATTTGGAACGAAAGTAA
- a CDS encoding DUF554 family protein yields MPWLSDDMSTGTLLTGTILNALGILIGGLIGLNRNRQLSQSTQVALRGIMGVITVYVGLRLTVMGLNGSAGQVLKQVAILLLSMTLGRIIGRLLRIQSTLNRLGQHASQSFAKSRPEDPNRISEGFTLCTLLFCAGPLGPLGAVADGLSGYWQPLAIKMVMDGLAAMGFVSIYGWGVVLSAIPVFIYQGTITLGVQRLEPFLSQNGLLDSVNVVGGMLVFCVALIVLELKKLQLADYLPSLAVAPLITYFWR; encoded by the coding sequence ATGCCGTGGTTGAGTGATGACATGTCGACGGGAACACTCCTGACGGGAACAATTCTTAATGCGCTGGGAATCCTTATCGGTGGTTTGATTGGGTTGAACCGGAACCGCCAGCTGTCCCAGTCCACGCAGGTCGCCCTCCGGGGAATCATGGGGGTTATTACCGTGTACGTGGGGCTTCGGCTCACGGTCATGGGTTTGAACGGGAGCGCCGGACAGGTGTTAAAGCAGGTGGCAATTTTATTACTCTCCATGACGCTTGGCAGAATTATTGGCCGTCTATTACGCATCCAGAGCACGTTGAATCGTCTTGGCCAGCATGCCAGCCAATCATTTGCGAAATCACGACCAGAAGATCCTAATCGAATCAGTGAAGGTTTTACTCTGTGCACACTCTTGTTTTGCGCCGGCCCACTGGGGCCACTGGGAGCAGTGGCGGATGGGCTGTCCGGCTATTGGCAACCGCTGGCCATCAAAATGGTTATGGACGGCCTGGCTGCGATGGGATTTGTGAGTATCTATGGATGGGGAGTGGTGCTATCGGCGATCCCTGTATTCATTTATCAGGGAACCATTACCTTGGGGGTACAGCGATTGGAGCCATTCCTGAGTCAAAATGGCTTACTGGATTCCGTCAACGTAGTGGGAGGCATGTTGGTATTCTGCGTGGCCTTGATTGTTTTGGAGCTGAAAAAGCTGCAATTGGCTGATTACCTGCCGAGCCTGGCTGTCGCGCCTCTGATTACTTATTTTTGGCGCTGA
- the trmB gene encoding tRNA (guanosine(46)-N7)-methyltransferase TrmB, with amino-acid sequence MQQEMTAAKPAAEPNLILKLNSIVERLDPIRLFPNSQPLEVELGSGDGSFLINYARLHPEHNFLGVERLLGRLRKVDRKGRRAGLMNLRGLRIESAYFLEYLLPTASVNALHIYFPDPWPKRKHRKNRLINERFTELARQVLIPGGVVYLRTDDRDYFEQMITVFAANAAFRPVETPDELSAVVTDFERTFHSRGVNTLRAAYSRAE; translated from the coding sequence ATGCAGCAAGAAATGACTGCGGCGAAACCCGCGGCTGAGCCAAATTTAATTCTAAAGCTAAACTCCATCGTGGAGCGGCTTGATCCAATCCGGTTGTTTCCAAACTCCCAACCGCTGGAAGTTGAGCTGGGCAGTGGTGACGGCTCGTTTCTAATTAACTATGCCAGGCTGCATCCGGAACACAACTTTCTCGGCGTCGAACGTTTGCTGGGTCGCTTGCGGAAGGTGGATCGCAAGGGACGTCGGGCCGGGTTGATGAACCTTCGTGGTCTTCGGATTGAATCCGCGTACTTTCTGGAATATCTCCTCCCGACCGCCTCGGTAAACGCGTTGCATATTTATTTTCCCGATCCCTGGCCCAAACGTAAACATCGCAAAAATCGCCTGATTAACGAACGTTTTACCGAACTGGCCCGACAGGTTTTGATTCCTGGAGGTGTCGTATATCTTCGCACGGATGACCGCGATTACTTTGAACAAATGATCACGGTCTTTGCAGCTAATGCGGCTTTTCGCCCGGTGGAAACGCCCGACGAACTCAGCGCGGTTGTAACCGATTTCGAGCGCACCTTCCACTCGCGTGGGGTAAATACACTTCGGGCAGCTTACTCCCGGGCGGAATAA